CGCCTGGCATCCCCAAGGGTCGGGGAGGGCCTGTTCCAGAGGAGATCCAACATGAAAGTTCGACCCCTGCACGATCGAGTCCTCGTACTCCGCTTGGACGGCGAGGAAAAGACGGCGGGCGGGATCATCATCCCCGACACCGCCAAGGAGAAGCCGCAGCAAGGCCGGGTGGTCGCCGTCGGCCCCGGCAAAGTCGGCGACGACGGCAAGCGAGAGCCCATGGGCGTGAAGGCCGGCGACCGCATCCTGTTCGGCAAGTACAGCGGCTCGGATGTGGTGCTGGACGGCGAGGAACACCTGATCATGCGCGAGGAAGACGTCCTCGCGGTGCTGGAGTAGGAGAAACCGGAATGGCTGCCAAGATGATTTGTTTCGACGAGGAGGCGCGCGCTCGGCTGCTCGAGGGCGTGAACACGATGGCTCAGGCCGTCGCGGTGACGCTCGGGCCGAAGGGCCGCAACGTCATCATCGAGAAGAGCTACGGCTCACCCACGGTGACCAAGGACGGAGTCACGGTCGCCAAGGCGATCGAGCTCGAGGGCAAGTACGAGAACATGGGCGCGCAGATGGTGAAGGAGG
This genomic interval from Myxococcota bacterium contains the following:
- the groES gene encoding co-chaperone GroES, whose translation is MKVRPLHDRVLVLRLDGEEKTAGGIIIPDTAKEKPQQGRVVAVGPGKVGDDGKREPMGVKAGDRILFGKYSGSDVVLDGEEHLIMREEDVLAVLE